A region of Etheostoma cragini isolate CJK2018 chromosome 2, CSU_Ecrag_1.0, whole genome shotgun sequence DNA encodes the following proteins:
- the LOC117956991 gene encoding galectin-related protein-like: MILMDLLPPPQRCLTAGIGLSVRFYLALTRGRGTSREPPPDVALELCVRFKDRQVLRRACVSGSWGDTDRDVAFFPFIRDQPFKIEIHCEQSGFRVFVDGQKLFDFHHRLPSLGDIDTLWIKGSLTITKLA; the protein is encoded by the exons ATGATTTTGATGGACTTATT acctcctccacagcgctgcctTACGGCTGGTATCGGTCTCTCCGTTAGGTTCTACCTCGCCCTGACGCGCGGCCGTGGAACATCCAGGGAGCCGCCGCCGGATGTGGCTCTGGAGCTCTGTGTCCGTTTCAAGGACAGACAAGTCCTGCGCAGAGCCTGTGTGTCTGGATCCTGGGGGGACACCGACAGAGACGTGGCTTTCTTCCCCTTCATCAGAGACCAGCCGTTCAAG ATTGAGATCCACTGTGAACAAAGTGGGTTTCGTGTGTTTGTGGACGGACAGAAGCTGTTTGACTTCCACCACAGACTGCCGTCCCTCGGGGACATCGACACGTTGTGGATCAAGGGCAGCCTCACCATCACCAAACTCGCCTGA